One Mugil cephalus isolate CIBA_MC_2020 chromosome 10, CIBA_Mcephalus_1.1, whole genome shotgun sequence genomic window carries:
- the eps8l2 gene encoding epidermal growth factor receptor kinase substrate 8-like protein 2 isoform X2 has protein sequence MRSGLCGIFGGFVTSRGAAEKMKGMQRNCVPSSCRCSGVARSDSRLSAKALYEQRKKYSNSNYIMHETSQYHVEHLSTFLMDKTESIVTVDDAIKKLILLDSKDKIWTQEMLLQVTDKSVRLLDCDTQEELENFPLSTIHMCQTVLNQTRHSSVLLLVCQDKEQHRPDIHFFHCDEVEAEMVHADIDSAIGDNKHGKKMRPQTLKVNQEKMKRHRETILPPSAPRNPTPAARGRVAAVNAPERRASEQSETDLPENLAHRIEIDVQILNCALDDIEIFVARLQKAAEAFSQLNQRNKSKKNKKKGPAEGMLTLRAKPPTEAEFIDSLQKMKLALNLLAKLKKHIQHPSASELVHFLFNPLELVLQFSGSPELPRSIISPHLCKDAVDFLRAHLTPKETTIFELLGDGWTKPRAEWPRDQCAPPYYPRFRNGWEPPADAFRTAPWETEGPSELMMPPTNPMMSSNPMMSSSNQMMPHNNQMMPPNNPMMSSNNPMMSSNNPMMSSNNPMMSSNNPMMSSNNPMMSSNNPMMPSNNPMMPPTSPMMPPTSPMRSPSSPMRSPSSPHFNKADDFYGTHSSNSSNDSYNGSPPGRKYAKIRYHFVARNATELSVLQDEILEVLEDDKNWWKLRNRSGQSGFVPFNVLDVVKIEELEVPHNQPSYPASTPAPLGLGDSFSKGIHKDKKMDEVNSELLMKITASKAQPPVRKFRVPEKPSNDVHIPLTYDSDQDQVMAWLTAKGFSKPTVECLGILTGAQLFSLNKEELKAVCGEEGSRVYLQVTIQKGQLEKCCGNSELDEVMRRQKERINSSTNE, from the exons aacAAAGGAAGAAATACTCCAACTCCAATTATATTATGCATGAGACATCGCAGTATCATGTTGAG CATCTCTCCACATTCTTGATGGACAAGACAGAGTCCATTGTAACAGTGGACGATGCCATCAAGAAGCTGATTCTTCTGGACTCGAAGGATAAAATCTGGACCCAGGAGATGCTCCTCCAGGTCACAGACAAATCGGTCCGGCTGCTGGATTGTGACACTCAG GAAGAGTTGGAGAACTTTCCCCTTTCCACCATCCACATGTGTCAGACGGTGCTGAATCAGACCCGTCACTCCTCTGTGCTGTTGCTCGTGTGTCAGGACAAGGAACAGCACCGGCCAGACATCCACTTCTTCCACTGCGACGAGGTGGAG GCTGAGATGGTTCACGCCGACATAGACAGTGCCATTGGAGACAATAAGCATGGGAAGAAAATGAGGCCTCAGACTCTGAA GGTGaaccaggagaaaatgaagcGCCACAGAGAGACCATCCTCCCCCCTTCGGCCCCGAGGAACCCCACGCCCGCTGCAAGGGGACGAGTGGCAGCTGTGAACGCACCGG aGCGACGAGCTTCCGAACAAAGTGAGACAGACTTACCTGAAAACCTGGCCCACCGCATCGAGATCGATGTG CAAATCCTCAACTGCGCCCTTGATGACATAGAAATCTTTGTGGCGCGGTTGCAAAAGGCCGCAGAGGCCTTTTCCCAGCTCAACCAGCGCAACAAGAgtaagaagaacaagaagaaaggaCCAGCAG AGGGCATGCTGACCCTGCGAGCCAAGCCCCCCACTGAAGCAGAGTTCATCGACAGTCTGCAGAAAATGAAGCTGGCCTTAAACCTCTTG GCCAAACTGAAGAAGCACATACAACACCCGAGTGCGTCCGAGCTGGTTCATTTCCTCTTCAACCCTCTGGAGCTG GTGCTGCAGTTCAGTGGTAGCCCCGAACTCCCCCGTTCAATTATCTCCCCTCACCTGTGTAAAGATGCCGTTGACTTCCTGCGGGCACACCTCACCCCCAAAGAGACAACCATCTTTGAATTGCTTGGGGATGGATGGACCAAACCCAG agcaGAGTGGCCCAGGGATCAGTGTGCTCCCCCTTATTACCCGAGGTTTCGTAACGGCTGGGAGCCGCCAGCAGATGCTTTCAGGACAGCCCCTTGGGAAACTGAAGGACCATCTGAGTTGATGATGCCCCCCACCAACCCGATGATGTCCTCCAACCCAATGATGTCCTCCTCCAACCAGATGATGCCCCACAACAACCAGATGATGCCCCCCAACAACCCCATGATGTCCTCCAACAACCCCATGATGTCCTCCAACAACCCCATGATGTCCTCCAACAACCCGATGATGTCCTCCAACAACCCCATGATGTCCTCCAACAACCCGATGATGTCCTCCAACAACCCCATGATGCCCTCCAACAACCCCATGATGCCCCCCACCAGCCCGATGATGCCCCCCACCAGCCCGATGAGGTCCCCCAGCAGCCCGATGAGGTCCCCCAGCAGCCCCCACTTCAATAAAGCTGATGAt ttttacgGAACCCATTCCTCAAACTCATCAAACGA TTCTTACAATGGGTCGCCCCCGGGCCGCAAATATGCCAAAATCCGCTACCACTTTGTAGCGCGGAATGCCACGGAGCTGTCGGTGCTGCAGGATGAAATACTTGAG GTGTTAGAGGATGACAAGAATTGGTGGAAACTACGGAATCGCAGTGGACAGTCCGGCTTCGTTCCGTTCAACGTGCTGGATGTGGTGAAGATCGAGGAGCTAGAAGTCCCTCACAACCAG CCAAGCTACCCGGCATCAACCCCGGCTCCTCTGGGCCTCGGAGACAGCTTCAGCAAGGGCATACATAAAGACAAGA AGATGGATGAGGTCAACAGTGAACTGTTGATGAAAATCACCGCTAGCAAAGCCCAGCCGCCCGTCAGGAAGTTCCGTGTTCCGGAGAAACCTTCCAACGATGTCCACATCCCTCTCACGTATGACTCAGATCAAGATCAGGTGATGGCATGGCTCACTGCAAAAGGTTTCTCAAAACC GACTGTTGAGTGTTTGGGGATCCTGACCGGAGCTCAGCTGTTCTCCCTGAACAAGGAAGAACTGAAGGCGGTGTGCGGAGAAGAAGGCAGTCGCGTCTACCTTCAAGTCACCATACAGAAAGGACAGTTAGAG AAGTGCTGTGGCAACTCGGAGCTGGACGAGGTcatgaggagacagaaggagaggatCAACTCCAGCACCAACGAATGA
- the eps8l2 gene encoding epidermal growth factor receptor kinase substrate 8-like protein 2 isoform X3: protein MPKIMSVLGPQSRQDNGVARSDSRLSAKALYEQRKKYSNSNYIMHETSQYHVEHLSTFLMDKTESIVTVDDAIKKLILLDSKDKIWTQEMLLQVTDKSVRLLDCDTQEELENFPLSTIHMCQTVLNQTRHSSVLLLVCQDKEQHRPDIHFFHCDEVEAEMVHADIDSAIGDNKHGKKMRPQTLKVNQEKMKRHRETILPPSAPRNPTPAARGRVAAVNAPERRASEQSETDLPENLAHRIEIDVQILNCALDDIEIFVARLQKAAEAFSQLNQRNKSKKNKKKGPAEGMLTLRAKPPTEAEFIDSLQKMKLALNLLAKLKKHIQHPSASELVHFLFNPLELVLQFSGSPELPRSIISPHLCKDAVDFLRAHLTPKETTIFELLGDGWTKPRAEWPRDQCAPPYYPRFRNGWEPPADAFRTAPWETEGPSELMMPPTNPMMSSNPMMSSSNQMMPHNNQMMPPNNPMMSSNNPMMSSNNPMMSSNNPMMSSNNPMMSSNNPMMSSNNPMMPSNNPMMPPTSPMMPPTSPMRSPSSPMRSPSSPHFNKADDFYGTHSSNSSNDSYNGSPPGRKYAKIRYHFVARNATELSVLQDEILEVLEDDKNWWKLRNRSGQSGFVPFNVLDVVKIEELEVPHNQPSYPASTPAPLGLGDSFSKGIHKDKKMDEVNSELLMKITASKAQPPVRKFRVPEKPSNDVHIPLTYDSDQDQVMAWLTAKGFSKPTVECLGILTGAQLFSLNKEELKAVCGEEGSRVYLQVTIQKGQLEKCCGNSELDEVMRRQKERINSSTNE from the exons aacAAAGGAAGAAATACTCCAACTCCAATTATATTATGCATGAGACATCGCAGTATCATGTTGAG CATCTCTCCACATTCTTGATGGACAAGACAGAGTCCATTGTAACAGTGGACGATGCCATCAAGAAGCTGATTCTTCTGGACTCGAAGGATAAAATCTGGACCCAGGAGATGCTCCTCCAGGTCACAGACAAATCGGTCCGGCTGCTGGATTGTGACACTCAG GAAGAGTTGGAGAACTTTCCCCTTTCCACCATCCACATGTGTCAGACGGTGCTGAATCAGACCCGTCACTCCTCTGTGCTGTTGCTCGTGTGTCAGGACAAGGAACAGCACCGGCCAGACATCCACTTCTTCCACTGCGACGAGGTGGAG GCTGAGATGGTTCACGCCGACATAGACAGTGCCATTGGAGACAATAAGCATGGGAAGAAAATGAGGCCTCAGACTCTGAA GGTGaaccaggagaaaatgaagcGCCACAGAGAGACCATCCTCCCCCCTTCGGCCCCGAGGAACCCCACGCCCGCTGCAAGGGGACGAGTGGCAGCTGTGAACGCACCGG aGCGACGAGCTTCCGAACAAAGTGAGACAGACTTACCTGAAAACCTGGCCCACCGCATCGAGATCGATGTG CAAATCCTCAACTGCGCCCTTGATGACATAGAAATCTTTGTGGCGCGGTTGCAAAAGGCCGCAGAGGCCTTTTCCCAGCTCAACCAGCGCAACAAGAgtaagaagaacaagaagaaaggaCCAGCAG AGGGCATGCTGACCCTGCGAGCCAAGCCCCCCACTGAAGCAGAGTTCATCGACAGTCTGCAGAAAATGAAGCTGGCCTTAAACCTCTTG GCCAAACTGAAGAAGCACATACAACACCCGAGTGCGTCCGAGCTGGTTCATTTCCTCTTCAACCCTCTGGAGCTG GTGCTGCAGTTCAGTGGTAGCCCCGAACTCCCCCGTTCAATTATCTCCCCTCACCTGTGTAAAGATGCCGTTGACTTCCTGCGGGCACACCTCACCCCCAAAGAGACAACCATCTTTGAATTGCTTGGGGATGGATGGACCAAACCCAG agcaGAGTGGCCCAGGGATCAGTGTGCTCCCCCTTATTACCCGAGGTTTCGTAACGGCTGGGAGCCGCCAGCAGATGCTTTCAGGACAGCCCCTTGGGAAACTGAAGGACCATCTGAGTTGATGATGCCCCCCACCAACCCGATGATGTCCTCCAACCCAATGATGTCCTCCTCCAACCAGATGATGCCCCACAACAACCAGATGATGCCCCCCAACAACCCCATGATGTCCTCCAACAACCCCATGATGTCCTCCAACAACCCCATGATGTCCTCCAACAACCCGATGATGTCCTCCAACAACCCCATGATGTCCTCCAACAACCCGATGATGTCCTCCAACAACCCCATGATGCCCTCCAACAACCCCATGATGCCCCCCACCAGCCCGATGATGCCCCCCACCAGCCCGATGAGGTCCCCCAGCAGCCCGATGAGGTCCCCCAGCAGCCCCCACTTCAATAAAGCTGATGAt ttttacgGAACCCATTCCTCAAACTCATCAAACGA TTCTTACAATGGGTCGCCCCCGGGCCGCAAATATGCCAAAATCCGCTACCACTTTGTAGCGCGGAATGCCACGGAGCTGTCGGTGCTGCAGGATGAAATACTTGAG GTGTTAGAGGATGACAAGAATTGGTGGAAACTACGGAATCGCAGTGGACAGTCCGGCTTCGTTCCGTTCAACGTGCTGGATGTGGTGAAGATCGAGGAGCTAGAAGTCCCTCACAACCAG CCAAGCTACCCGGCATCAACCCCGGCTCCTCTGGGCCTCGGAGACAGCTTCAGCAAGGGCATACATAAAGACAAGA AGATGGATGAGGTCAACAGTGAACTGTTGATGAAAATCACCGCTAGCAAAGCCCAGCCGCCCGTCAGGAAGTTCCGTGTTCCGGAGAAACCTTCCAACGATGTCCACATCCCTCTCACGTATGACTCAGATCAAGATCAGGTGATGGCATGGCTCACTGCAAAAGGTTTCTCAAAACC GACTGTTGAGTGTTTGGGGATCCTGACCGGAGCTCAGCTGTTCTCCCTGAACAAGGAAGAACTGAAGGCGGTGTGCGGAGAAGAAGGCAGTCGCGTCTACCTTCAAGTCACCATACAGAAAGGACAGTTAGAG AAGTGCTGTGGCAACTCGGAGCTGGACGAGGTcatgaggagacagaaggagaggatCAACTCCAGCACCAACGAATGA
- the eps8l2 gene encoding epidermal growth factor receptor kinase substrate 8-like protein 2 isoform X1, whose translation MTLDHTLLNKHVDEERAEQSRVCKSSPSFTQSDTAEQRKKYSNSNYIMHETSQYHVEHLSTFLMDKTESIVTVDDAIKKLILLDSKDKIWTQEMLLQVTDKSVRLLDCDTQEELENFPLSTIHMCQTVLNQTRHSSVLLLVCQDKEQHRPDIHFFHCDEVEAEMVHADIDSAIGDNKHGKKMRPQTLKVNQEKMKRHRETILPPSAPRNPTPAARGRVAAVNAPERRASEQSETDLPENLAHRIEIDVQILNCALDDIEIFVARLQKAAEAFSQLNQRNKSKKNKKKGPAEGMLTLRAKPPTEAEFIDSLQKMKLALNLLAKLKKHIQHPSASELVHFLFNPLELVLQFSGSPELPRSIISPHLCKDAVDFLRAHLTPKETTIFELLGDGWTKPRAEWPRDQCAPPYYPRFRNGWEPPADAFRTAPWETEGPSELMMPPTNPMMSSNPMMSSSNQMMPHNNQMMPPNNPMMSSNNPMMSSNNPMMSSNNPMMSSNNPMMSSNNPMMSSNNPMMPSNNPMMPPTSPMMPPTSPMRSPSSPMRSPSSPHFNKADDFYGTHSSNSSNDSYNGSPPGRKYAKIRYHFVARNATELSVLQDEILEVLEDDKNWWKLRNRSGQSGFVPFNVLDVVKIEELEVPHNQPSYPASTPAPLGLGDSFSKGIHKDKKMDEVNSELLMKITASKAQPPVRKFRVPEKPSNDVHIPLTYDSDQDQVMAWLTAKGFSKPTVECLGILTGAQLFSLNKEELKAVCGEEGSRVYLQVTIQKGQLEKCCGNSELDEVMRRQKERINSSTNE comes from the exons aacAAAGGAAGAAATACTCCAACTCCAATTATATTATGCATGAGACATCGCAGTATCATGTTGAG CATCTCTCCACATTCTTGATGGACAAGACAGAGTCCATTGTAACAGTGGACGATGCCATCAAGAAGCTGATTCTTCTGGACTCGAAGGATAAAATCTGGACCCAGGAGATGCTCCTCCAGGTCACAGACAAATCGGTCCGGCTGCTGGATTGTGACACTCAG GAAGAGTTGGAGAACTTTCCCCTTTCCACCATCCACATGTGTCAGACGGTGCTGAATCAGACCCGTCACTCCTCTGTGCTGTTGCTCGTGTGTCAGGACAAGGAACAGCACCGGCCAGACATCCACTTCTTCCACTGCGACGAGGTGGAG GCTGAGATGGTTCACGCCGACATAGACAGTGCCATTGGAGACAATAAGCATGGGAAGAAAATGAGGCCTCAGACTCTGAA GGTGaaccaggagaaaatgaagcGCCACAGAGAGACCATCCTCCCCCCTTCGGCCCCGAGGAACCCCACGCCCGCTGCAAGGGGACGAGTGGCAGCTGTGAACGCACCGG aGCGACGAGCTTCCGAACAAAGTGAGACAGACTTACCTGAAAACCTGGCCCACCGCATCGAGATCGATGTG CAAATCCTCAACTGCGCCCTTGATGACATAGAAATCTTTGTGGCGCGGTTGCAAAAGGCCGCAGAGGCCTTTTCCCAGCTCAACCAGCGCAACAAGAgtaagaagaacaagaagaaaggaCCAGCAG AGGGCATGCTGACCCTGCGAGCCAAGCCCCCCACTGAAGCAGAGTTCATCGACAGTCTGCAGAAAATGAAGCTGGCCTTAAACCTCTTG GCCAAACTGAAGAAGCACATACAACACCCGAGTGCGTCCGAGCTGGTTCATTTCCTCTTCAACCCTCTGGAGCTG GTGCTGCAGTTCAGTGGTAGCCCCGAACTCCCCCGTTCAATTATCTCCCCTCACCTGTGTAAAGATGCCGTTGACTTCCTGCGGGCACACCTCACCCCCAAAGAGACAACCATCTTTGAATTGCTTGGGGATGGATGGACCAAACCCAG agcaGAGTGGCCCAGGGATCAGTGTGCTCCCCCTTATTACCCGAGGTTTCGTAACGGCTGGGAGCCGCCAGCAGATGCTTTCAGGACAGCCCCTTGGGAAACTGAAGGACCATCTGAGTTGATGATGCCCCCCACCAACCCGATGATGTCCTCCAACCCAATGATGTCCTCCTCCAACCAGATGATGCCCCACAACAACCAGATGATGCCCCCCAACAACCCCATGATGTCCTCCAACAACCCCATGATGTCCTCCAACAACCCCATGATGTCCTCCAACAACCCGATGATGTCCTCCAACAACCCCATGATGTCCTCCAACAACCCGATGATGTCCTCCAACAACCCCATGATGCCCTCCAACAACCCCATGATGCCCCCCACCAGCCCGATGATGCCCCCCACCAGCCCGATGAGGTCCCCCAGCAGCCCGATGAGGTCCCCCAGCAGCCCCCACTTCAATAAAGCTGATGAt ttttacgGAACCCATTCCTCAAACTCATCAAACGA TTCTTACAATGGGTCGCCCCCGGGCCGCAAATATGCCAAAATCCGCTACCACTTTGTAGCGCGGAATGCCACGGAGCTGTCGGTGCTGCAGGATGAAATACTTGAG GTGTTAGAGGATGACAAGAATTGGTGGAAACTACGGAATCGCAGTGGACAGTCCGGCTTCGTTCCGTTCAACGTGCTGGATGTGGTGAAGATCGAGGAGCTAGAAGTCCCTCACAACCAG CCAAGCTACCCGGCATCAACCCCGGCTCCTCTGGGCCTCGGAGACAGCTTCAGCAAGGGCATACATAAAGACAAGA AGATGGATGAGGTCAACAGTGAACTGTTGATGAAAATCACCGCTAGCAAAGCCCAGCCGCCCGTCAGGAAGTTCCGTGTTCCGGAGAAACCTTCCAACGATGTCCACATCCCTCTCACGTATGACTCAGATCAAGATCAGGTGATGGCATGGCTCACTGCAAAAGGTTTCTCAAAACC GACTGTTGAGTGTTTGGGGATCCTGACCGGAGCTCAGCTGTTCTCCCTGAACAAGGAAGAACTGAAGGCGGTGTGCGGAGAAGAAGGCAGTCGCGTCTACCTTCAAGTCACCATACAGAAAGGACAGTTAGAG AAGTGCTGTGGCAACTCGGAGCTGGACGAGGTcatgaggagacagaaggagaggatCAACTCCAGCACCAACGAATGA
- the fads2 gene encoding acyl-CoA 6-desaturase isoform X1 codes for MICSELILNEWCAGGSRPETAVRMGGGGQLTEKGEQANGKAGGVYSWDEVRSHSSRNDQWLVIDRKVYNISQWAKRHPGGFRVIGHYAGEDATEAFTAFHPDLNFVQKFLKPLLIGELAATEPSQDRNKNATIIQDFNTLRGQVEKAGLFRASPLFFCLHLGHILLLEALAWLITWQWGTSWTMTILCSVILATSQLQAGWLQHDFGHLSVFKKSKWNHLLQKFVIGHLKGASASWWNHRHFQHHAKPNVLSKDPDVNMLSVFVLGTSQPVEFGIKKIKHMPYHRQHQYFFLVGPPLLIPVYFHIQIMHTMISRRNWVDLIWSMSFYLRYFCCYLPLYGLLGSVGLMIFVRFLESHGFVWVTQMNHLPMDIDHEKHQDWLTMQLHSTCNIEQSFFNDWFSGHLNFQIEHHLFPLMPRHNYHLVAPQVRALCEKHGIPYQMKSLWQGFADVFWSLKNSGELWLDAYLHK; via the exons ATGATCTGCTCTGAGTTGATCCTGAATGAGTGG TGTGCAGGTGGATCCAGGCCAGAGACAGCAGTGAGGATGGGAGGCGGAGGCCAGCTGACGGAGAAGGGGGAGCAGGCTAACGGGAAGGCTGGAGGTGTATACAGCTGGGACGAGGTGCGaagccacagcagcaggaacGATCAGTGGCTGGTGATCGATCGAAAGGTTTACAACATCTCTCAGTGGGCCAAAAGGCATCCAGGAGGCTTCCGTGTGATCGGCCACTATGCTGGAGAGGATGCTACG gaggCGTTCACAGCTTTTCATCCTGATCTCAACTTTGTGCAAAAGTTTCTGAAGCCTTTGCTGATTGGAGAGTTGGCGGCAACAGAGCCCAGCCAGGACcgaaataaaaat GCGACGATCATACAGGATTTCAACACCCTGCGAGGACAGGTGGAGAAGGCGGGCCTTTTCCGAGCTtcacctttgtttttctgcctccaccTGGGTCACATCCTGCTGCTGGAGGCCCTGGCGTGGCTGATAACCTGGCAATGGGGCACCAGCTGGACGATGACCATCCTGTGCTCGGTCATACTGGCAACTAGTCAG TTGCAGGCTGGTTGGCTGCAGCATGACTTTGGCCACCTGTCGGTCTTCAAGAAGTCCAAATGGAACcatctgttgcagaagttcgTCATCGGACATTTAAAG GGAGCTTCTGCCAGCTGGTGGAATCATCGACATTTCCAACATCACGCTAAACCCAACGTCCTCAGTAAGGACCCCGATGTCAACATGTTGAGCGTCTTCGTTCTCGGAACCAGTCAGCCGGTGGAG TTTGGCATTAAAAAGATCAAACACATGCCCTACCACCGCCAGCACCAGTACTTCTTTCTCG TGGGGCCGCCGCTGCTCATTCCGGTTTACTTCCACATTCAGATAATGCACACCATGATTTCCCGTCGGAACTGGGTG GATCTGATTTGGTCCATGTCGTTCTACCTTCGCTACTTCTGCTGTTACCTACCGCTCTATGGCCTGTTGGGCTCAGTAGGCCTCATGATCTTTGTCAG ATTCTTGGAGAGTCATGGTTTTGTGTGGGTGACTCAGATGAATCATCTGCCAATGGACATTGATCATGAGAAGCACCAGGACTGGCTGACCATGCAG ttACATTCCACCTGTAACATTGAGCAGTCCTTCTTCAACGACTGGTTCAGTGGACACCTCAACTTTCAAATCGAACACCA TTTGTTTCCTTTGATGCCGCGCCACAACTACCACCTGGTGGCCCCGCAGGTCCGCGCGCTGTGCGAGAAACATGGGATCCCCTATCAGATGAAAAGTCTGTGGCAAGGCTTCGCTGATGTCTTCTG gTCACTGAAAAACTCAGGGGAACTCTGGCTCGATGCATATCTCCACAAATAA
- the fads2 gene encoding acyl-CoA 6-desaturase isoform X2, whose product MGGGGQLTEKGEQANGKAGGVYSWDEVRSHSSRNDQWLVIDRKVYNISQWAKRHPGGFRVIGHYAGEDATEAFTAFHPDLNFVQKFLKPLLIGELAATEPSQDRNKNATIIQDFNTLRGQVEKAGLFRASPLFFCLHLGHILLLEALAWLITWQWGTSWTMTILCSVILATSQLQAGWLQHDFGHLSVFKKSKWNHLLQKFVIGHLKGASASWWNHRHFQHHAKPNVLSKDPDVNMLSVFVLGTSQPVEFGIKKIKHMPYHRQHQYFFLVGPPLLIPVYFHIQIMHTMISRRNWVDLIWSMSFYLRYFCCYLPLYGLLGSVGLMIFVRFLESHGFVWVTQMNHLPMDIDHEKHQDWLTMQLHSTCNIEQSFFNDWFSGHLNFQIEHHLFPLMPRHNYHLVAPQVRALCEKHGIPYQMKSLWQGFADVFWSLKNSGELWLDAYLHK is encoded by the exons ATGGGAGGCGGAGGCCAGCTGACGGAGAAGGGGGAGCAGGCTAACGGGAAGGCTGGAGGTGTATACAGCTGGGACGAGGTGCGaagccacagcagcaggaacGATCAGTGGCTGGTGATCGATCGAAAGGTTTACAACATCTCTCAGTGGGCCAAAAGGCATCCAGGAGGCTTCCGTGTGATCGGCCACTATGCTGGAGAGGATGCTACG gaggCGTTCACAGCTTTTCATCCTGATCTCAACTTTGTGCAAAAGTTTCTGAAGCCTTTGCTGATTGGAGAGTTGGCGGCAACAGAGCCCAGCCAGGACcgaaataaaaat GCGACGATCATACAGGATTTCAACACCCTGCGAGGACAGGTGGAGAAGGCGGGCCTTTTCCGAGCTtcacctttgtttttctgcctccaccTGGGTCACATCCTGCTGCTGGAGGCCCTGGCGTGGCTGATAACCTGGCAATGGGGCACCAGCTGGACGATGACCATCCTGTGCTCGGTCATACTGGCAACTAGTCAG TTGCAGGCTGGTTGGCTGCAGCATGACTTTGGCCACCTGTCGGTCTTCAAGAAGTCCAAATGGAACcatctgttgcagaagttcgTCATCGGACATTTAAAG GGAGCTTCTGCCAGCTGGTGGAATCATCGACATTTCCAACATCACGCTAAACCCAACGTCCTCAGTAAGGACCCCGATGTCAACATGTTGAGCGTCTTCGTTCTCGGAACCAGTCAGCCGGTGGAG TTTGGCATTAAAAAGATCAAACACATGCCCTACCACCGCCAGCACCAGTACTTCTTTCTCG TGGGGCCGCCGCTGCTCATTCCGGTTTACTTCCACATTCAGATAATGCACACCATGATTTCCCGTCGGAACTGGGTG GATCTGATTTGGTCCATGTCGTTCTACCTTCGCTACTTCTGCTGTTACCTACCGCTCTATGGCCTGTTGGGCTCAGTAGGCCTCATGATCTTTGTCAG ATTCTTGGAGAGTCATGGTTTTGTGTGGGTGACTCAGATGAATCATCTGCCAATGGACATTGATCATGAGAAGCACCAGGACTGGCTGACCATGCAG ttACATTCCACCTGTAACATTGAGCAGTCCTTCTTCAACGACTGGTTCAGTGGACACCTCAACTTTCAAATCGAACACCA TTTGTTTCCTTTGATGCCGCGCCACAACTACCACCTGGTGGCCCCGCAGGTCCGCGCGCTGTGCGAGAAACATGGGATCCCCTATCAGATGAAAAGTCTGTGGCAAGGCTTCGCTGATGTCTTCTG gTCACTGAAAAACTCAGGGGAACTCTGGCTCGATGCATATCTCCACAAATAA